In Pirellulales bacterium, the genomic stretch ACCTTCGCCACCGGAACCGGCTTTGCGGTTGCTGGCCGCCTTCAGCCGCCATCAAGCAGCGCTGGATTGGGCACGAACGCGCGCCGAGCAGTCTTGGGGCCCCGTCGCGCTGGCCAGCCCGGCTTTTGCCTTCTCTCAGACCGACTACTACGAAGCAACGATGGGACCGGAGCTCCGCAAGATCTTCTTCGTATTTGCCGATCTCTGCGATCCGGCCAGCATCGTGGATGCAAAATTGGAGAGCGGCGCCTGGGAGCACGAGTATGCAGCGCTGGGCCGGCATGAAGAACCGCGCCCGCTGAATCTCGATCCCGGCTACGTGACGAGCGCCAAGCTGGTCCTCGCTTCGACCAAGGATCATGCGCACCGCATCTATCTTTCGCGCGGCATCTACGCCGAGGTAACCTTGTATTACCGCGATCGCGCCTGGCAACATCATCCGTGGACCTTTCCGGATTATCGCCGGGCCGACTATCAAGAATTCTTCATCGCGGCGCGCGACTATTTGCGCCGCCGGATCAAGCAGGACCGCCGATGATTCCCTGGCTCGTACTGGGTGCGATCGTTCCCGCGGCCGTGGTGGCGGCCGTCGCCGCTGGCGTCGTGCGACGCAATGCGCCGGCCTGGGGACTCGTCGACGAGCCGGGCGAACGCAAGGTACACGTCCGCACCACGCCCTTGG encodes the following:
- a CDS encoding DUF4416 family protein; the protein is MGEPSPPEPALRLLAAFSRHQAALDWARTRAEQSWGPVALASPAFAFSQTDYYEATMGPELRKIFFVFADLCDPASIVDAKLESGAWEHEYAALGRHEEPRPLNLDPGYVTSAKLVLASTKDHAHRIYLSRGIYAEVTLYYRDRAWQHHPWTFPDYRRADYQEFFIAARDYLRRRIKQDRR